Within the Borrelia parkeri genome, the region GAGAAAATTATTAAATTTGGGTTTGTTAAAGTTTTTGTATTTAAGATTCTTTTTGCAAGTTCAATTGCAGTTATTTTTTTAGAAGAAAATCTCTCTCCCCAAAAAAGTATTGCATTTGGTAGGCTTCCTTTTTCATGCTCATTAATTATTTCGTAAGTTATTTCGGATAAGCTTTCCATGTGATTCTCTTTACTGTGTTTTTGATATTTTAAACAAATAGTTTATGCTAGGATTTAGATATTTAAGCAATTTGCTTTCTTCTAAGAAGTAGCTGGGATTAAAGATTTGTTGAGAGTATATTATATATACTACAATTGCAATTATTCCAAAGGCTTCAAATAAACCAAGTATTAGTCCAAGTAACCTGTTAAAAAATAATAACTTAAGATGATTTATTATTGATTCGATTAGTGCTTGTAAGATTAAGAATCCTATGTGTATTATTAAAAAAAATACTAGTAGTGCTTGAACATATGATAAATCG harbors:
- a CDS encoding CvpA family protein — encoded protein: MLVNDPFKITGIVDILIIIIFISLGFRGFLRGFIKEIAGFVEIFTLIFLLYNKTNDFKILISPILDLSYVQALLVFFLIIHIGFLILQALIESIINHLKLLFFNRLLGLILGLFEAFGIIAIVVYIIYSQQIFNPSYFLEESKLLKYLNPSINYLFKISKTQ